The Salinispora tropica CNB-440 genome has a window encoding:
- a CDS encoding FAD-dependent monooxygenase gives MDWWRRADPMDETTYDVVIVGAGPTGLLLAGDLAAAGVRVAVLEKRRDESNLTRAFGVHARTLEQFDARGLADRLVDTGKTLGRLRLFGTVSVSLASLPTRFPFLLVTPQYQVERLLLERAVAGGVDLIRGARVVKIESGQDEVQLTVDRDGDIHTFTGRYVVGADGRHSTVRDQLGLDFPGHSVLRSLILADVQFTESPPEVLTVLGNQHGFCLIVPFGDGWYRVMARNPDWEPPDSTPVTLEEIATLVRRIAGTDYGMHSPRWMSRFHSDERQATAYRQGRVLLAGDAAHVHSPAGGMGMNTGLQDAANLGWKLAAVLHGRAGDSLLDTYEAERRPVGRMVLRTSGGLIRAVILRSSLARAARNGIFRAGIAVRPLGDQLRMRLSGIGVRYPASRGAHPLVGQRAPDLAAQDGSRLYTALRGGGFVLVDPDPSGPGYDHLVTLRPVEPTTPMLVRPDGYVAWAGSTGPDLDRALSAWGAAQRAS, from the coding sequence ATGGACTGGTGGAGGCGGGCTGATCCGATGGACGAAACCACATACGATGTCGTGATTGTTGGAGCCGGGCCAACCGGGCTGCTGCTCGCCGGTGATCTCGCGGCGGCCGGGGTTCGGGTCGCTGTTCTGGAGAAGCGCCGCGACGAGTCGAACCTGACTCGAGCATTCGGGGTGCATGCGCGAACCCTTGAGCAGTTCGACGCCCGTGGGCTCGCCGACCGACTGGTCGACACCGGCAAAACGCTGGGCCGGCTCCGGTTGTTCGGCACGGTGTCGGTGTCCCTCGCATCGCTGCCGACCCGCTTCCCGTTCCTGCTCGTCACACCCCAGTACCAGGTGGAGCGCCTGTTGCTGGAGCGCGCCGTCGCGGGTGGGGTCGATCTGATCCGTGGTGCCCGGGTAGTCAAGATTGAGTCAGGTCAGGATGAGGTGCAGCTGACCGTTGACCGCGATGGGGACATTCACACGTTCACCGGCCGGTACGTCGTCGGCGCCGACGGACGTCACTCCACGGTACGAGACCAGCTCGGTCTGGACTTCCCGGGCCACTCCGTACTGCGTTCACTGATCTTGGCTGACGTCCAGTTCACCGAGTCGCCGCCGGAGGTGCTCACGGTCCTGGGCAACCAGCACGGCTTCTGTCTCATCGTCCCGTTCGGTGATGGTTGGTACCGGGTTATGGCGCGGAACCCGGACTGGGAGCCGCCCGACAGTACGCCGGTCACCCTTGAGGAGATCGCCACTCTTGTGCGCCGGATCGCCGGCACTGACTACGGCATGCACAGCCCCCGCTGGATGTCCCGCTTCCACAGCGACGAGCGGCAGGCCACCGCCTACCGGCAGGGGCGGGTGTTGCTCGCCGGCGATGCCGCCCACGTCCACTCGCCAGCCGGCGGTATGGGTATGAACACCGGTTTGCAGGACGCGGCCAACCTGGGGTGGAAGCTCGCTGCCGTGCTGCACGGTCGGGCTGGCGACAGTCTGCTCGACACGTACGAGGCGGAGCGCCGGCCGGTCGGTCGAATGGTGCTGCGCACGAGTGGAGGGCTGATCCGGGCGGTGATCCTCCGTTCCTCGCTCGCGCGGGCAGCCCGCAACGGGATCTTCCGCGCCGGCATCGCCGTGCGACCGCTGGGCGACCAGCTGCGAATGCGGCTCAGCGGGATCGGCGTACGCTATCCGGCCTCCCGCGGCGCGCATCCACTGGTCGGCCAGCGCGCCCCCGACCTCGCGGCCCAGGACGGGAGCCGGCTGTACACGGCGCTGCGAGGGGGCGGCTTCGTCCTGGTGGATCCGGATCCGAGCGGACCGGGCTACGACCACCTGGTGACGTTACGGCCAGTGGAGCCGACCACACCGATGTTGGTGCGGCCCGACGGGTATGTTGCCTGGGCTGGCTCCACCGGGCCCGACCTGGACCGGGCCCTGTCGGCCTGGGGCGCCGCCCAGCGAGCGTCGTGA